The following are encoded together in the Thunnus thynnus chromosome 15, fThuThy2.1, whole genome shotgun sequence genome:
- the heyl gene encoding hairy/enhancer-of-split related with YRPW motif-like protein yields the protein MKRPHDYSSPDSDTDEFIDVGQEDGYCPVTGSMSPGSASQILARKKRRGIIEKRRRDRINHSLSELRRLVPSAFEKQGSSKLEKAEILQMTVDHLKLLHAMGGKGYFDARALAVDYRTLGFRECVGEVVRYLSSLEGESPDPIGARLVSHLSHCASELDPLLLQSAPASTLPFPPWPWASFPQISPTSPASSSSPFPSGRRDLALLGSYPSPASLRLAPLAGCQQGVPPLLAPTALATVHRVPSLAASPVLAPSRPTQPSPHSASRASPLPLPTPSSSSPSTSASSSTSSSSAPQQISFRPFAPLGSPTAQRRGLSGSAKSAQGWGTEIGAF from the exons atgaagagaccTCATGACTACAGCTCCCCAGACTCGGACACAGACGAGTTTATTGACGTGGGACAAGAAGACGGCTACTG CCCAGTCACCGGGTCCATGTCCCCTGGCAGCGCCTCACAGATTCTGGCccgaaagaagagaagaggg ATCATAGAGAAGAGGCGTAGGGACCGGATCAACCACAGCCTGTCAGAGCTGAGGAGACTGGTGCCCAGTGCTTTTGAGAAACAG GGTTCATCTAAATTGGAGAAGGCAGAGATTCTGCAAATGACTGTGGACCACCTCAAACTCCTGCATGCCATGGGGGGAAAAG gttACTTTGATGCGAGAGCTCTGGCAGTCGACTACAGGACTCTGGGTTTCAGGGAGTGTGTTGGGGAGGTGGTGCGGTACCTCAGCTCCCTTGAGGGGGAGTCTCCGGACCCTATAGGAGCCCGCCTTGTCTCCCACCTCTCCCATTGCGCAAGTGAGCTAGACCCTCTCCTCCTACAGTCAGCACCGGCCTCCACCTTGCCCTTCCCTCCTTGGCCGTGGGCGTCCTTCCCTCAGATCTCCCCCACCTCGCCAgcctcctcctcatcccctTTCCCCAGTGGGCGAAGGGATCTAGCCCTGCTGGGGAGCTACCCGTCACCTGCCTCCCTCCGCCTCGCGCCCCTGGCCGGCTGCCAGCAGGGGGTACCACCGCTTCTCGCACCTACGGCTCTGGCCACCGTCCACAGGGTGCCCTCCCTGGCGGCATCCCCAGTCTTGGCCCCCTCCAGACCGACCCAGCCATCCCCTCACAGTGCCTCCAGGGCttcacctcttcctctccccaccccttcctcttcttcccctTCTACTTCCGCCTCCTCTTCCACTTCATCATCCTCTGCCCCGCAACAAATCTCTTTCAGGCCCTTTGCACCTCTGGGGTCTCCCACAGCCCAGCGCAGGGGCTTGAGCGGATCAGCCAAGTCAGCCCAGGGATGGGGGACTGAGATCGGAGCTTTTTGA